A window from Balearica regulorum gibbericeps isolate bBalReg1 chromosome 1, bBalReg1.pri, whole genome shotgun sequence encodes these proteins:
- the MAEL gene encoding protein maelstrom homolog: MAHRKGSRSPYYFFVRDQLPELQRRGLPVVRVVDAVPYCSQAWALLTKEKKMVYTEKARKWNEKKNPQKTAKETHNLAHPVPACLTTKMSSVTSLPDASAMSWKNDQAVIANIFYFLNIYSHGKLPSHCEQRFLPCEIGCVKYSIQDGIMADFHHFIDPEVPPRGFRYHCQAASDATHKIPVSGFHVSRTCYAVVLRELLEFVQPASGVRRHFYCRSHDRFRINWCLNRMASITGIESHLELLAVEDLVIELYQKKYQKEPSKTWVCRELDVFLWDFSSNTRCKWHEENDILCCALASCKKIAYCISKSLAGVYGVSLTAAHLPLQDSDYGESTNTKMVILDAGRFQKMKAEGSGCDRHFASPSQDQEFVPSNCDSPCGVKTSLYGTTTVRGRGITRLLKSASDLSKSFSS; encoded by the exons ATGGCGCACCGCAAGGGTTCCCGCAGCCCATATTACTTCTTCGTGCGCGATCAGCTGCCCGAGCTGCAGCGGCGCGGGCTGCCCGTCGTCCGCGTAGTCGACGCCGTTCCCTACTGCTCCCAGGCGTGGGCG ttgcttactaaggaaaaaaagatggtatATACAGAGAAGGCTCGTAAgtggaatgaaaagaaaaaccctcagAAGACAGCAAAAGAG aCCCATAATCTGGCTCATCCAGTTCCTGCTTGTCTGACCACAAAGATGTCCAGTGTTACTTCTCTACCAGATGCCTCTGCTATGTCTTGGAAGAATGATCAGG ctgtgATTGCAAACATCTTCTACTTCCTGAACATTTACAGCCATGGCAAGCTGCCATCCCACTGTGAACAGCGCTTCCTTCCTTGTGAGATTGGGTGTGTCAAGTACTCCATACAGGATGGCATAATGGCTGATTTCCATCACTTCATAGATCCAG AAGTACCACCACGTGGTTTTCGGTACCACTGCCAGGCTGCTA GTGATGCCACTCATAAGATCCCTGTATCTGGATTTCATGTTTCACGTACTTGTTATGCGGTTGTCTTACGGGAACTTCTTGAGTTTGTCCAACCAGCCAGCGGTGTTCGGCGTCACTTTTACTGCAGG tCTCATGACAGATTCCGAATTAACTGGTGTCTCAATCGAATGGCTAGCATAACAG GCATTGAGAGCCATCTGGAGCTTCTTGCTGTAGAAGACCTGGTAATAGAACTGTACCAGAAGAAATACCAAAAGGAGCCATCCAAGACTTGGGTGTGTAGAGAACTGGATGTCTTTCTGTGGGATTTCTCCAGTAATACCAG GTGCAAGTGGCATGAAGAGAATGATATACTCTGCTGTGCTTTGGCATCCTGTAAGAAAATTGC TTATTGCATCAGTAAATCTTTAGCTGGTGTGTATGGAGTCTCACTGACAGCAGCACACCTGCCTCTTCAAGACTCTGATTATGGTGAAAGCACAAATACCAAGATGGTGATACTGGATGCTGGACGTTTTCAG aaaatgaaggctGAGGGTTCTGGATGTGACAGACATTTCGCTTCTCCAAGTCAGGATCAAGAGTTTGTCCCTTCTAATT GTGATTCTCCATGTGGTGTGAAGACTTCCCTTTATGGAACAACTACCGTGCGAGGAAGAGGAATTACTCGATTGCTGAAAAGTGCCTCTGATCTATCCAAATCTTTCAGTAGCTGA